In a genomic window of Patescibacteria group bacterium:
- a CDS encoding GLUG motif-containing protein produces the protein MKKLKKYFIFFFAVFIFFVVGIKTSFAIQAWQNVGEPGFSAGGAYYTSIAIDATGTPYVVYRDGGISNKAVVKKFDGSSWVTVGTAGFSAGQADYTSIVIDATGTPYVVYQDYGNSSKAVVKKFDGSSWVTVGTAGSTFRKAYYTSLAIDATGTPYIVYKDVLQEEIVGRDGVIVKKFNGSSWVTVGTYLAEKSDYTSISIDATGTPYVVYSDSGNSNKTTVKKFNGSSWVTVGTAGFSAGATAYTSIAIDATGIPYVVYRDGGISNKAVVKKFDGSSWVTVGEPGFSVGIASYTSIAIDATGIPYVVYQDGGKAVVKKFDGSSWVTVNKAGFSEGEAYYTSIAIDATGTPYVVYRDYGNSYKVTVMKSVEIIPILIDSIQDLYNIRNYPDEYYILDANLDFNDFSSYDSTTSTTGYETVEDFQVAMTNETGWFSIGTNAAKFTGTFDGNGYTISNLFINRPETDYIGLFGVTNSDAILINIVLEDVNVTGHNFVGGLVGYNDGSTILNSYSTGSVSGGDSSWSVGGLVGYNDGGTILNSYSTGSVSGGNGSYQVGGLVGGNFGTILNSYSTGSVSGTYHIGGLVGRNSDTISNSYATGFVTGSSDIGGLVGINYDTVESSYYNSETSGQSDYDGRGEPRTTLEMTDIDIFVDWDFTDTWSIDEGVSYPYLQIQDSIYIYNYLNTIPRLTKTISSIDTNYYVTLDWSAVTVPSGYTLVGYDIYENDIKIETATTSIQYVGSIESGYSYEYYITAVFEKDEVQLQTKSNIISFTFNGISSIQELYKIRNNLDYDYDLVANLDFNDIDSYDETLIDGYDTVLDFKSAMTTGTGWLPIGDYDNKFMGNFDGNGYIISNLYINTDLDEYIGFFGCAGEMSNLTNIGLENINITSTYDDYAWGIGGLAGANYLGTITNSYTTGV, from the coding sequence ATGAAAAAACTAAAAAAATATTTTATATTTTTCTTTGCGGTATTTATATTTTTCGTAGTAGGCATAAAAACATCTTTTGCTATACAGGCTTGGCAAAATGTAGGTGAACCAGGATTCTCAGCAGGAGGGGCATATTATACCTCCATTGCTATTGATGCTACAGGAACTCCATATGTTGTGTATCGTGATGGTGGAATTAGTAATAAGGCTGTAGTAAAAAAATTTGATGGTTCAAGCTGGGTTACTGTAGGTACGGCTGGATTTTCAGCCGGACAAGCAGATTATACCTCCATTGTTATTGATGCTACAGGAACTCCATATGTTGTGTATCAAGATTATGGAAACAGTAGTAAAGCTGTAGTAAAAAAATTTGATGGTTCAAGCTGGGTTACTGTAGGTACGGCTGGATCTACATTTAGAAAAGCATATTACACATCTTTAGCTATTGATGCTACTGGCACACCATATATTGTATATAAAGATGTTTTACAAGAAGAGATAGTTGGTAGAGATGGTGTTATAGTAAAAAAATTTAATGGTTCAAGCTGGGTTACTGTAGGCACATACTTAGCCGAAAAATCAGATTATACTTCTATTAGTATTGATGCTACCGGCACCCCATATGTTGTTTATAGTGATAGTGGAAATAGTAATAAAACAACAGTAAAAAAATTTAATGGTTCAAGCTGGGTTACTGTAGGCACAGCAGGATTTTCAGCAGGAGCGACAGCTTATACTTCAATTGCTATTGATGCTACAGGAATTCCATATGTTGTGTATCGTGATGGTGGAATTAGTAATAAAGCCGTAGTAAAAAAATTTGATGGTTCAAGCTGGGTTACTGTAGGTGAGCCAGGATTCTCAGTCGGAATTGCGAGCTATACTTCTATTGCTATTGATGCTACAGGAATTCCATATGTTGTATATCAAGATGGTGGCAAGGCCGTAGTAAAAAAATTTGATGGTTCAAGCTGGGTTACTGTAAACAAAGCTGGATTCTCAGAAGGAGAGGCATATTATACCTCCATTGCTATTGATGCTACAGGAACTCCATATGTTGTATATAGAGATTATGGAAATAGTTATAAAGTAACAGTAATGAAATCTGTAGAAATTATTCCTATTTTAATAGATAGTATTCAAGATCTATATAATATAAGAAACTATCCAGATGAATATTATATATTAGATGCAAATCTAGATTTTAATGATTTTTCTAGTTATGATTCAACCACTTCAACAACTGGATATGAAACAGTAGAAGATTTTCAAGTAGCAATGACAAATGAAACTGGTTGGTTTTCTATTGGAACTAATGCAGCAAAATTTACAGGAACATTTGATGGTAATGGATATACAATATCAAATTTATTTATTAATAGACCAGAAACTGATTATATAGGATTATTTGGAGTTACAAACAGTGATGCAATATTAATAAATATAGTATTAGAAGATGTTAATGTCACTGGACATAATTTTGTCGGTGGATTAGTAGGATATAACGATGGTAGTACAATTTTAAACTCATATTCCACAGGCAGTGTAAGTGGAGGTGATAGCAGTTGGTCGGTTGGAGGATTAGTAGGATATAACGATGGTGGTACAATTTTAAACTCATATTCCACAGGCAGTGTAAGTGGAGGTAATGGAAGTTATCAAGTTGGAGGATTAGTAGGGGGGAATTTTGGTACCATTTTAAACTCATATTCCACGGGTAGTGTAAGTGGAACGTATCATATTGGTGGATTGGTTGGAAGGAATAGTGACACCATCTCAAACTCTTATGCCACAGGATTTGTAACGGGATCAAGCGATATCGGTGGATTAGTGGGAATTAATTATGATACAGTAGAATCATCTTATTATAATAGTGAAACATCAGGTCAATCAGATTATGACGGAAGAGGAGAACCAAGAACAACATTAGAAATGACTGATATTGATATATTTGTAGATTGGGATTTTACAGATACTTGGAGTATAGATGAAGGAGTAAGTTATCCATATCTACAAATACAAGATAGTATTTATATATATAATTATCTAAATACTATTCCAAGATTAACAAAAACTATTTCAAGTATAGATACAAATTACTACGTAACATTAGACTGGAGTGCAGTAACAGTTCCAAGTGGTTATACACTTGTAGGATATGATATATATGAAAATGATATAAAAATAGAAACAGCCACAACATCTATTCAATATGTAGGTAGTATAGAAAGTGGTTATAGTTATGAGTATTATATAACAGCAGTATTTGAAAAAGATGAAGTTCAGTTACAAACAAAATCAAATATTATTTCATTTACTTTTAATGGTATATCTAGTATTCAAGAATTATATAAAATAAGAAACAATTTAGATTATGATTATGATCTTGTTGCTAATTTAGATTTCAATGATATAGATAGTTATGATGAAACTCTCATAGATGGATATGATACAGTATTAGACTTCAAATCTGCCATGACAACAGGAACTGGTTGGCTTCCTATTGGAGATTATGATAATAAATTTATGGGAAATTTTGATGGAAATGGATATATAATATCAAATCTTTATATAAACACTGATTTAGATGAGTATATTGGATTTTTTGGATGTGCTGGTGAAA
- a CDS encoding GNAT family protein — translation MITIRSHQKTDIPFRVKWLNNVDANIFIGRELNKKTTLKKEKEWFDNYKKDKNKKFFTILDNKKPIGFMGLSNINKINKNCDLFIMIGEDDYRGKGIGKIVMDWLINYGFNKLKLHKINLGVVRENKFAIKLYKKLGFKIEGKMIEEMMYKNKYHDFYLMALFKKDYKYKN, via the coding sequence ATGATCACAATTAGATCGCATCAAAAGACTGATATTCCATTTCGTGTAAAATGGCTTAATAATGTTGATGCTAATATTTTTATCGGTAGAGAATTAAACAAAAAAACAACACTAAAAAAAGAAAAAGAATGGTTTGATAATTATAAAAAAGATAAAAATAAGAAGTTTTTTACAATTTTAGATAACAAAAAACCCATAGGTTTTATGGGCTTGTCAAATATTAATAAAATAAACAAGAATTGTGATTTATTTATTATGATTGGTGAAGATGACTATAGAGGAAAGGGGATTGGTAAAATAGTTATGGATTGGTTGATTAATTATGGATTTAATAAATTAAAGTTACATAAAATAAATTTAGGAGTTGTCAGGGAAAATAAATTTGCTATTAAATTATATAAGAAATTGGGCTTCAAAATTGAAGGAAAAATGATTGAAGAAATGATGTATAAAAATAAATACCACGATTTTTATTTAATGGCATTATTTAAAAAAGACTATAAATATAAAAATTAG